Below is a genomic region from Virgibacillus dokdonensis.
CAATTCTTTATAATGAAAGCCGTCCGTTTTTGGTCTCTGCAAAAATCCTCAATACCATATAGAGTATATAATTATCCAATAAAACTCCATTCTATTGGGCTTATTGAATGAAAGTCCATTGTTTTTCTTAACGATAAACCCGGAAATTGTATAAAAAACTCGCCTTCAAGTTCTTCCCTATTAGATGATGACTCTTCTAAAACTATATAGTGTAATGTAAATCTATAAAAGAAAGCTTCCATCAACACGATTTTCTCTCATCCCCGCCAATTGTTTCGTACTTCAATGTATAACCTAAAAAGGGCGTAGGTGCTGCTATCTTCCAATTAGCTTTACTCACATCTACTGACATCTTACAGTAGAGAAACTTCAATGCATAAGTGTTATGATTAGGACATTAGTCAACTCTGTAATCCTCCACTTGACCTCTTTAATACGTAAAGCGCCAATATACAGTACCTCATTTCGGCATCCATACGCCATCTTTTATTTTAGCACAAAAACATAAAAATCTTATGAAGGCTGTTTGAACAGAGCACATTTTTACCCTTTTTTGTTTCTTCATGATCAGGTTATCGTTATAATATGAACGAAAAGGGGGCTATTTTGCAAAAGAAGTTGCTGTCTAGTTGCCACACTCGGCTGAGAGGACATGAAGTGCGTATTTTTAAAAAATTGCCTTAGCCAAATCAAATCTTTATGGATTTGTAGTTTTCTTATACTATAGTGCAAAAAAGAAATAATAAAGCGTGACATTAGCGAAGAAATGAAATGATACAAGTAACTGCTGTGCATCCTTTTTCCACTCAGCAGCCAATACTAGCAAAAGTAATTGGTGTGGTGACCTTTTTAGTAACCGTCTAATGAAATGAAGAGCTTCTTCCTATTAAAAGTTAAACTTACATGCAGAAAGGATGTTTACTTTGCAAAAAATATTTACACTTACAACGCATCGTCATACTGATATGATCGATATTACAACCGAGCTGGAACAATGGATTCATGAATTAAAGGTTACTAACGGAATCATGGTTGTATCTTCCTTACATACAACTGCGGGAATTACGGTGAACGAAAATGCTGATCCCGATGTGAAAACAGACATGCTTATGCGATTAGAGGAAATTTATCCTTGGAAACATGCGGAGGATCGGCATATGGAAGGCAATACTGCTGCACATTTAAAAACAAGTACGGTTGGCCATGCGCAAACGCTCATTATCCAAAACGGTAAGCTGGTATTAGGTACATGGCAAGGTGTTTACTTTTGTGAATTTGATGGTCCACGAAAGCGAAAATTTCATGCTATGGTGATTCCAGAATAAAAAAAGATTTGAGAGAAGCTTTTAATGTCGATCATAAAATAACTTGTCACACGCTTGAAGCAATGCAGTTTTATCCCAACACATTCAAGAGAACTTGTCCACATGGTTTTTAAGAGGACAAGTCCCTCTTTTTAATGCGTTGGATAAACTTGATCCAATAAGCCGTTATGATACTGTCATTTCGCTTATCCAATAGCTTTTTTCAATAGATGAGACAAGAAATGGTTCCTATTATCAAACTGCATACTAGGAGCTATTTTTCAATTACATAAAAAGGCATGCATCCAGTTGCTAAGTAGTCCTTCTTCGTTCTTTTCCAAAGCCATTTAAAAAAACTTAGCTATCAAAGCCTTGATATCGACAGAATTCCATCGTTTTGCTTATACTATTAAACCGTAAAAAGTTTGCTAGAGTACATAAAAGCTAGCTTCTTTCCCTTTTCACTGATCGTAAGGGGAATAAACTTCCTACGAATGCAATCGCAGCGGCAGCTAGAAATAATTTGTCAAAGCCGAAAACTGCTATTGTCGCTACACTACTAAAAACCAGCAAATCACAAACCGAATCAATAATGGATAGCAATGAGATCGTTGTTGCTCTTACCTTCGAAGGAATCATATCGTTGGCTAATTGCGCATATACCGGGTAGCGTACAGCACCAACAAATCGAAGCAAAACCATAATAAGGAGCAAGATCCAAAGGTTTTCACGGTAGAAAGCTGCTAATAACAATCCGAATACGGCAAGAGCACCCGTTATATATAAAAATAGAATTCGAGAAATGCGAGTTGTCATCCACCCAATAGACCGAGAAACGAAAAAGCTAAATATGGAAAGCCCTGCAAGCGAAAAACCAATAAAATAGACAGGTAAACCGGCGTCTAGAAGTAATTTGTCACTAAAGTTATCAAAAATTGCTACAGATGGGATAAATACCAGTGTGATATTTAAAAACATCCATAACAGCTGGGGTGCTTTTTTTATTACTAGCATCCCTTCTTTCACTTGTTTAAAAGGATTTTCGCGATAGCTCCCATGTTCTGGTGGATTTTTTGCAAAAATTAACAATACAATTTGCATGCTTTGAAAAAACACACCTAATGCAATAAGCATGATAAATTGTTCATCCGTCAAATCTTGAGCTATAATAGCGCCTAGTATTAATACAATAACCATGACCATAAATTGCGCGGATTGGATAATTCCAAGTGCTTTATCGAGCATATTTTCTTCATTTGATTCTTTTAAAGATTCATAGATAAAAGCTTCATCAGCACCACTAAAAAACGTTACACTGAATCCACTTAAAAGGCTACTAATGACGAATACCCACGGGTCGTATGCCCAAATTAACATTGCGTGACTGATAATACCTAGAAATGCTCCAATCATAAACGACAATTTAGCACCATATCGATCCGCAAACATACCTGTTGGAATTTCACCAATT
It encodes:
- a CDS encoding secondary thiamine-phosphate synthase enzyme YjbQ; amino-acid sequence: MQKIFTLTTHRHTDMIDITTELEQWIHELKVTNGIMVVSSLHTTAGITVNENADPDVKTDMLMRLEEIYPWKHAEDRHMEGNTAAHLKTSTVGHAQTLIIQNGKLVLGTWQGVYFCEFDGPRKRKFHAMVIPE
- a CDS encoding MFS transporter yields the protein MKQGTLASRNIRVLFWAELFGSVRFIQPVLALFYFSRGLDEASILWLLLFWSTGVLIGEIPTGMFADRYGAKLSFMIGAFLGIISHAMLIWAYDPWVFVISSLLSGFSVTFFSGADEAFIYESLKESNEENMLDKALGIIQSAQFMVMVIVLILGAIIAQDLTDEQFIMLIALGVFFQSMQIVLLIFAKNPPEHGSYRENPFKQVKEGMLVIKKAPQLLWMFLNITLVFIPSVAIFDNFSDKLLLDAGLPVYFIGFSLAGLSIFSFFVSRSIGWMTTRISRILFLYITGALAVFGLLLAAFYRENLWILLLIMVLLRFVGAVRYPVYAQLANDMIPSKVRATTISLLSIIDSVCDLLVFSSVATIAVFGFDKLFLAAAAIAFVGSLFPLRSVKRERS